DNA from Sorangium aterium:
AGATAGACGGCCGCCACCCAGACCAGGGCACTGTAAACATGAGGAGAACCCGCGATGACGGCCCCCACCCCGAGGTTTGCGACGAGGATGTGCAGTGAGTTGGCCAGCGTCACGCCCGCAGCACAAAGCAGTCCGGCTCTTCGCCCACGGGTAAGGCTGTTCTTGACGGTGATGGCAAAATCTGGTCCCGGTGAGACAAGGGCCATGAGGAATATTCCGTACGCGTGAACCAGGGGCGCGAACATTTCGTGGGCTCCCTAAAGCCAAGCGAGTTGACGGTCAAGGTCGGTGACCATCCTGTCCCTTGACACGCTGGCTTGTGCATCGAGCAAGCATCGGACAAGCTTGGCTCGATTCGCGTGAGCAGCAATCCGTGCGTGACTGTCCGCTCGCTCATGGGCGGCGGGGCGTGGGGGGACGCCGGCCGGCATGCGGCGGGGCGTGGGGGGACGCCGGCCGGCATGCGGCGGGGCGTGGGGGGACGCCGGCCGGCATGCGGCGGAGCGTGGGGGGACGCCGGCCGGCATGCGGCGGAGCGTGGGGGGACGCCGCCGGTGTGCTGCGGTGCGTCGACTACGTGCTGCCGCCTTGCTGGGTCATCTCGCGCCCGATAGCCAGGTCTGATGGGAAAAGCCGCATTTCTCGCCCGCCGGCTCACGCCGAGCGGGTGCATTGTTGCAGGTACGAAGCTCGCCGCTCACCGGGAGGCCCTGAAGTCGAAGAAGATCAAGCTATCTCCCAAGGTCGACGCAGCGGTCCAGTCCGTCATTGCGTCCACCGAGGCCCTCGAGGCGCTCGGGAGCATCGACGCCACGATGGTGGAGATCGATCGCGGCACCGACCGGTGCATCGGAGCGTTCAGCAGCCAGCTCGCCAGCATCGAGCGCGCTTTCGATCACGACGACATCCTGCCGCTGACAGATGACGAGGCGGCGCGCCGTCGCGATGCGCTGCTGGTGCGCTCGGAGGTGCTGTCGTCGGGCACCGGCTTCATCCGCCTCGTCTACTCCCAGCAGTGGGTGCGCATGAGCGCGATGATCAAGGCGCTCGAGGGCAAGGACGTGAAGGCGGCGGTCGAGCGTCTCGGGCTCTCGGCCGAGACAGGCCGCCTCCAGCGCTGGACGGAGCTGTACGGCAAGAAGCTCGGCGTCACCGAGGCGAAGGCCGCGGATCCGGCCGTCAAGGCGGTCGAGGCGTGGCACGAGGCTTACGGCACGCTCCTGGTCCAGGCCCATGCCGAGTACGACGACGACAAGGACGAGACGCACGCGCTCCTCCGCGACCGGCTGCTCTCGCCGTACGAGGACGCGGCGGAGGAAGCGCGGCGCGCCGACCAGCGGGCCCGCGCCGCCAGCGCCAGGAAGAAGACCGACGCCGAGCCTGAGCCGATCGGATAGCGCTGCTCCTCGCACGCCCGCCGGCAAGCGACCGGCCATCCTACCCATCGCGCGTGGACGGCGCCGTTCGCCGGTCACCTCGCAACGCCGCTCCAGTCCCAATTCCAGGTGACATCTCTCCAGGTTCGGGAGAAATGTCGCGGGAAACCGCGTGCATTCTTTTTCGGTGCTGGCGCACGATTTCGCAACAAGCCGGGAGACCTCTCCGGAAATCGTACGGATGACGACGGACGACGTCGGATGACGGATGAGGGAGCTCCGCTCATGTCCGGCGCGCTCCTCGCCCGCGGCCGGATCCGGAGGATGAACCGCGCCGCGCTGTCGCTCGCCGCGGCGCTTTTCCTGGCGGCGCCCATGGCGCTCGCGCAGGTCCCGCCGCGCGGCGCGCGCCTGTCCTACACGCGGGGGCCTGGCACGGAGGGGTGCCCCGAGGAGCCAAGCCTCCGGCAGATCGTCGCGAGCCAGCTCGGCGGGGTCGACCCGTTCGTGCGCGACGGCGCGTGGCACATCGAGGTGGTCATCCGGCGCAAGGGGACGGCGTTCCAGGGAGAGATCGCGCTACATGACCGCGATGGTCGGGCGCTCGGCCGCCAGGAGCACTCGAGCGCGATCTGTGGCGCGCTCGTGGAGGACATCGGCCTCTCCCTCAGCGCCTTCATGCGCCCGTTGCTGCCATCAGGGCCTGCACCGGAGAGCGTTCCCATCTCGCCGCTGCCAGGGCCGCCGCCCCCGTCGGTGCCAAGGGGCGCCGCTTCACGCGTCCCGCCGGGCGCGTCGCCCGGGGCGCCGGCCTCGAAGCCGCCCAACCTGGTCGCGGTGCCAGCCCGACCCGCTCCGCGTCCGAGGCCGCCGCCGGATCGCCCGCGCCTCCAGCTCGGCGCCGGGGTGCTGCTCGGCGCCGGCGTGGCGCCCTCCGTGGCGGTCGGGTTCTCGGGGTTCGCCGGCGCCCGCTGGGAGAGGTTCTCGCTTTCGCTGGAGGCCCGCGGAGATCTTCCGATCGATGCCGAGCCCTATCGCGGCTGGACCTTCGGCGTGTCGGGGCTGAGCGGCTCAGTGGTTCCCTGCGGTCACGCGGACTGGTTCTTCGGCTGCGCCCTCGCCACGGCAGGCGGGCTGTGGAACGTCAGGGACAGCACCGGCAGGGAACTCGTACTGCCCTACGCAGGGCTTGGGTTTCGTGCGGGGCTGGAGATGCCGCTTTCGGCTCGCCTTGCCGGGCAGCTCAGCGGCGACCTCTCGATCAACATACATCGGACGCACATTCGACCGATCCATGGCGAGGGGTGGTCTGTGGCGCCGGTCTCGGAGGCGGTGGCGCTCCGTCTGGTCGCTTTCTTCTGAACCTCCGTGCGGTTTCGCGAATCGTCGGACGTGCCTATGGGAGCTATTCCCATGAGGCGGCTGCGAGCGCATGCAGCGCGCGGAGGTCGCCGCGCGCCCCTCGCCGCCTGCCACCCCCCTTGGCGAGGCCGCTGTTGCGCCCGAAACGAGCCGTCGACTCAGGCCGGTACAGAGCTGGTGCGTTGACAGCAGAACGTCGCCGCCGAGGTGGGCGCGACGCTGCCCACCGCCTCGCCGCCGGACGCTTCGCACTTTCCGGGCTCGAGGCTGACGACGCTCACCGACTTGCTTCCGAGCGCCGTGCCGGTCGCGACGGTCCCGCAGTCGGGGGCGTCGGCCGTGATCACCTGGGCCGCAACGAGCTGCGAGCACCCTTCGTCGCTGAACGCGGAGGCCAGGACGCTGCATGTCGCTCCGGTGGGCTCGGTGCAGCCGCACGGCGCGCAGCCGCGGGTGTCCTCGACGCCGGTGTGGAAGACGTGCCGGTCCGGGTACGTGGCGGGGCAGTCCTGCTCTCCCTCGTGGTGGATGCACGTGAGAAACCCCTCCGGCGGCGCGGCGTCGCCGATCGGCGGCGCCGGCGTGCAGGTCATCCCGGGATCTGCGCACGGGGGGGACGCGTTTCCGGTACACGCGCGGGCGACGATCGCGAAGCTTCCCTCCGTCGCGGGCTCGTCGGGGTTCTCCGGCGCCTCCGTGACTCTCGGTGCGCAACCTGCGGAGACGACGCGAGGCGCCTGGATCGCGAGCGATTGCACGCACGGGACGCCACCGCAGGTCCGTCCGGTTTCGACGGCATTCACCGAGGTGCAGGTCCCGTCCCACCCATCCGGGGCAGCGAACGAGGTCGCTGGCGCCTCGGGGCCGCCGCACGGGAAGCTGGCGTAGGCCCTCCATGCCATCGGCACCTCGCATGTCGCCTCGGGCGGGTCGCACGCGCAGGCGGGGCACTGGTGCGGGGCCGGAGCCGCGAAATCCGCGTAGCCTTCGTAGCCGACGATCGGCGCGTTCGGAGGGCAGCTCGGCACGCCGTCGGGGGAGCCGATCCAGAGCAGCGCGGGCTCGGACCACCCGAGCGGCTCCTTCGGTACGCACTGCCCTGCGCAGACCTCTGCTGGTGGGATCAGGTCGCCGAAATCGGACGCGATGGCGACGTCCGTGTCGTCCTCGGCCGCGCAGTCATCGCCGCCATCGCCGCCACCACCGCACCCGCCAGCTCCGCCGGCGTCCGGGGGGTCGAGCACCTCACAAGGCGTTGTCTTGGGTCCTTGGTCTTCATCCCAGGGGCATATGTATCCGGTCGACGACCCGCATCCGCCGGACGTGACACCGAGCCCGAGCGTGCTCGCGCACCACACCACGATCCCACGCCGCCAACGTCGTGCCCGCGCCGCCATGACCTCTCCATCTGCGGCGCCGTCGAGGGGGCGCCGCGGTAAGCGCGGCCACGTTACCAGGGGACCCCAGGGCGCCGCCAGATCCATCCTGGGGCAGACCACCCCCGTTCGATCACATTACGAAGAGCGAGGTACTTTTCTCATCTTTCGCAAGGCGACAGCCCGCGTTGCCCTTCATGAGGGCTCGACCTTTCCCCGTCGTCGAGCGGCCGTCCTGCACCTGCCGCCAGAACGAGCGCTCTGGTGCCCCACGGTTACGCGGGCCCGTCGATTGTGCAACGAGAAGCGGTGCAGTCCCGGAAACCGCTCCGATGAAGACCCCGCTGCCAATTCCTCCCCGCGGAAGGGCCGTCGCCTGTCCTCCGAGCGCCGGAACCCCGGACGGGCCACCGCGCATGCAGCGCGCCGCTCGACGTCCTCCGCGTCGCTCCGATCTGCATCACTTGCTTCGTCCGCCACCCCGCAAGCAGGCGCTCCCAGGAGGGCAGCCATGACCAAGGCGATTCTGCTGCGCGGAGCCACCTCCGGCGCAACGGGGAGCGTTGCGCCGGAGTTCCAGCGCGAACGTCATGCCAGGGTGTCTGTCCCGCACGAGGGGCGAGCGGACCGAGCGAGGCGCGGCGCCAGGAGTCCGCCTGGCCGTGTGCCCCATCAGCAAACGAGGGAAGCCAGGCGCGGTCTGTTGCACGGTGACCTTCTCTTATCGCGCTCCAGACCGTCCTCGGACGAGGTGACGCCGCCGCACCTTTCCGCATCGTGAGACTGAACTAGACTCCGGACATGCCTGACCCGGCTCAGCCCTTCACCAACGACAACGACGAGGACGAGGATCTGCTCAGCGAAGAGGACGAGGATCTGCTCGACTAAGCGTCTTGGGCCACGCTCTACGCCGTCGGCTACATCCGCATCCTCGCCGACGCGATCGAGCACGGCGACGCCGATCTCCAGGTGGATCCCTCGGCGTGGGAAAACACCCTGACCGCCGCCGATGGGGCGATGTTGGAGCACGTCCGCGGTCGCCTGCACGGGCCTATATCCATCACCGTGGAAGACGTCGAACGGATGCGGCGACTCCGCGGACTAGGTTCCGCTGCGCTCTCGGGCAGCGAGCGGTCGCCCGAGCTCTACCCGCTCGCTCTTCGGTGCATGGAATCTCTGTTCGGACCGGACTGGAAGCGCGCGTCGCGGGAAGCCGCGTTCTACGCGCGCGCTCTCAATCAGGAGTTCCACCCTCGTAGCCGCACTTAACGGGAGCTCCGGCGATGAACACACAGATGTCCCCGTTTTTGTAATAGTACCAGCATCTGCTGGCCAGGCCGAGGCCTCTGCATTGCATCAGTAGTCCAGTTTTGACGTCGGATTTGTACGGGTGTTTTCGTCCGGCCGGGCAAGCCATTCCTGCCTCGGCGCACTTCATCATGCACTCCGACATCGGCCGGGGGGTCTGCGTTGGCGAAGAGCTTGCCGCGCAGAACGGAGGCCGGCGATGATTTCCGCGACCTCTCGACGGCATTCACCGAGGTGCGTGCACCGTCCCACTCAGTAGGGGCACCGAACGAGGTTGCGGGAGCCTCAAGGCTGCCTCCGGGGACGTCGCCCTTCATGATGGCTCGGCCTGTTCCCATCGTGCGCCGTCCCCGCCTGCCGCCGGAACGAGCTCTCTGGCCCCCCACGGTGACGCGGGCCAGTCGATTGTGCAGCGAGAAGCGGGGCAGTCCCGGATAGCGCTCCGATGAAGACCCCATTGCCCACCCCTCCCCGGCGGGAGGGCCGCCGCGATGCGCCTGGATCCCGGACGCGCCGCCGCGCACACAGCGGGCCGAAGGAGGCGCTCCACCCGGCGGTCTCGCTCTCGATCGATGCCCTCTGGGCCGAGCGAGCGTTCGTCGCCCACCTGCTCCGCGCCCTCCACGTTCCCGCCCG
Protein-coding regions in this window:
- a CDS encoding phosphoenolpyruvate--protein phosphotransferase — protein: MGKAAFLARRLTPSGCIVAGTKLAAHREALKSKKIKLSPKVDAAVQSVIASTEALEALGSIDATMVEIDRGTDRCIGAFSSQLASIERAFDHDDILPLTDDEAARRRDALLVRSEVLSSGTGFIRLVYSQQWVRMSAMIKALEGKDVKAAVERLGLSAETGRLQRWTELYGKKLGVTEAKAADPAVKAVEAWHEAYGTLLVQAHAEYDDDKDETHALLRDRLLSPYEDAAEEARRADQRARAASARKKTDAEPEPIG